In the Streptomyces sp. NBC_00525 genome, one interval contains:
- a CDS encoding SpoIIE family protein phosphatase: MSDTGATAPGADTGGEMAQALLETLFRQSAVGLHVLDTELRVVRVNALSEKVDPDRILGLHFTEAYRLDDPGQAERLLREVLRTGEPVLNRAARGRLALAPGPSRSLDVTLHRLDGAHGRPLGVLAAVVDVDETEKAHLRADVLSAVRRGAGHSLDVAATCEGLVAALVPAFADLAVVEVVDEVLRGADPPLSPLRRDVPLRRAAVRGTGTAPDNLVGELRRLPESTPFALAVTDLRPRLVELGPDTPWLDADPPTRGMIEAIGARSLIVVPLKLHGSVLGLVSLYRHGGDHYDERDLALAVTAAAHTALSIENALRYAREHVIASTVQRRLLPQHDGAHVAIETAHVLLPGRNSGCWFDTIGLSGARTALIIGNVAGHGLQTAITMGQLRTVIQALAGLDLEPDEVLARLNDTADRLVDERRSLPPGDALHRQPLTATCLYAVYDPFTQVCTVARAGHPAPVAVGPDGTPLTLDVPEGPALFSDDSAPFATGSVRLAEGSVLAFLTDALLPEAESVERVREALAFPERRLRELCDAIVYNLPAEADPDGAALLIARTGVVPADRVATWELAHDRTTPSVARTLVRDRLEGWDLDEDTIEATELIVSELITNAVRYGTPPVRLRVLLDRTLTCEVHDTSPVAPHLRHARTVDEGGRGLFIVSQLANHWGTRYSTDGKALWTEQEIPDEHA, translated from the coding sequence GTGTCGGACACCGGTGCCACGGCCCCTGGCGCGGACACGGGCGGGGAGATGGCCCAGGCGCTCCTGGAGACGCTGTTCCGCCAGTCCGCGGTGGGGCTGCATGTGCTGGACACCGAGTTGCGGGTGGTCCGCGTCAACGCCCTCAGCGAGAAGGTGGACCCGGACCGCATCCTGGGCCTCCACTTCACCGAGGCGTACCGGCTGGACGATCCCGGGCAGGCGGAGCGGCTGCTGCGCGAGGTGCTGCGGACCGGCGAGCCGGTGCTCAACCGCGCCGCGCGCGGCCGGCTCGCCCTGGCCCCCGGCCCCTCCCGCAGCCTGGATGTGACGCTGCACCGGCTGGACGGCGCCCACGGCCGCCCGCTCGGGGTGCTGGCGGCGGTGGTGGACGTCGACGAAACGGAGAAGGCGCACCTCCGGGCCGACGTGCTGTCGGCGGTGCGCAGGGGGGCGGGCCACTCGCTGGATGTGGCGGCCACCTGCGAGGGGCTGGTGGCGGCGCTGGTGCCCGCGTTCGCCGATCTGGCCGTGGTCGAGGTGGTGGACGAGGTGCTGCGGGGCGCCGATCCGCCGCTCAGCCCGCTGCGCCGGGACGTGCCGCTGCGCCGGGCCGCGGTGCGGGGGACGGGGACGGCGCCGGACAACCTGGTCGGCGAGTTGCGCAGGCTGCCCGAGTCGACCCCGTTCGCGCTCGCCGTCACCGATCTGCGGCCCCGGCTGGTCGAGTTGGGGCCGGACACGCCGTGGCTGGACGCCGACCCGCCGACGCGCGGGATGATCGAGGCGATCGGCGCCCGTTCCCTGATCGTGGTTCCGCTGAAACTGCACGGCTCCGTCCTCGGCCTGGTGAGCCTGTACCGGCACGGGGGCGACCACTACGACGAACGCGACCTCGCCCTCGCGGTGACCGCCGCCGCCCACACGGCGCTGAGCATCGAGAACGCGCTGCGCTACGCCCGCGAGCATGTGATCGCCTCGACCGTGCAGCGGCGGCTCCTCCCCCAGCACGACGGCGCCCATGTGGCGATCGAGACCGCGCACGTGCTGCTGCCGGGGCGCAACAGCGGCTGCTGGTTCGACACCATCGGGCTCTCCGGCGCCCGCACCGCGCTCATCATCGGCAATGTCGCCGGGCACGGGCTCCAGACGGCCATCACCATGGGCCAGTTGCGCACCGTCATCCAGGCGCTGGCGGGCCTCGACCTGGAGCCCGACGAGGTGCTCGCCCGGCTGAACGACACGGCGGACCGGCTGGTGGACGAGCGCAGATCGCTGCCGCCGGGCGACGCGCTGCACCGCCAGCCGCTGACCGCGACCTGCCTGTACGCGGTGTACGACCCGTTCACGCAGGTGTGCACGGTGGCGCGCGCGGGGCATCCGGCACCGGTCGCCGTGGGGCCCGACGGCACCCCGCTGACCCTGGACGTCCCGGAGGGTCCGGCGCTCTTCTCGGACGACAGCGCGCCCTTCGCGACCGGTTCGGTGCGGCTGGCCGAGGGCAGTGTGCTGGCGTTCCTGACCGACGCGCTGCTGCCCGAGGCGGAGTCGGTGGAGCGGGTGCGGGAGGCGCTGGCCTTTCCGGAGCGCCGGCTGCGGGAACTGTGCGACGCGATCGTCTACAACCTGCCGGCCGAGGCCGATCCGGACGGGGCCGCGCTGCTGATCGCCCGGACGGGCGTGGTGCCGGCGGACCGGGTGGCGACCTGGGAGCTGGCCCACGACCGGACGACGCCCTCGGTGGCCCGCACCCTGGTCCGGGACCGGCTGGAGGGCTGGGACCTGGACGAGGACACCATCGAGGCGACGGAGCTGATCGTCAGCGAACTGATCACCAACGCCGTCCGCTACGGCACCCCACCGGTGCGGCTGCGGGTGCTGCTGGACCGCACGCTGACCTGCGAGGTGCACGACACCAGTCCGGTGGCCCCGCATCTGCGCCACGCCCGTACGGTCGACGAGGGCGGACGCGGCCTGTTCATCGTCTCGCAGCTCGCCAACCACTGGGGCACCCGCTACAGCACCGACGGCAAGGCGCTGTGGACGGAGCAGGAGATCCCGGACGAGCACGCCTGA
- a CDS encoding DUF6629 family protein: protein MCWSATADLVAGGAVAALGAACVARTRRPRDLPLAALPLLLGAHQLIEAAVWRTDGGSGPATLAWAVIALPLLPLWVPLGVLCAAPRRARRRLAVPLAAGAVTAAVLAYCLATRPVTAEVRGHTLGYAVDLPHPRLLVAGYLLATIGALLLSGDRRLALLGVLVAGGAALCAALWRYEFISTWCAFAAVCSVVLLGWSGRRPEPEEPRAAGS, encoded by the coding sequence ATGTGCTGGAGCGCGACCGCCGACCTCGTCGCGGGCGGCGCGGTGGCCGCGCTCGGCGCCGCCTGCGTGGCCCGTACCCGCAGGCCGCGCGATCTGCCGCTGGCGGCGCTTCCGCTGCTCCTGGGCGCCCACCAGCTGATCGAGGCCGCCGTCTGGCGGACGGACGGCGGGAGCGGACCGGCGACCCTCGCCTGGGCCGTCATCGCCCTGCCGCTGCTGCCCCTGTGGGTGCCGCTCGGCGTGCTGTGCGCCGCCCCGCGCCGGGCGCGGCGCCGGCTCGCCGTGCCCCTGGCCGCCGGGGCGGTGACCGCCGCCGTCCTCGCGTACTGCCTGGCGACCCGGCCGGTGACCGCCGAGGTGCGCGGGCACACCCTCGGCTACGCGGTGGACCTGCCGCACCCCCGGCTGCTGGTGGCCGGCTATCTGCTGGCCACCATCGGCGCGCTGCTGCTGTCCGGCGACCGCCGGCTGGCCCTGCTCGGCGTGCTCGTCGCGGGCGGGGCGGCGCTCTGCGCGGCGCTGTGGCGGTACGAGTTCATCTCGACGTGGTGCGCGTTCGCCGCCGTCTGCTCGGTGGTCCTGCTCGGCTGGTCGGGGCGGCGGCCCGAACCGGAGGAACCCCGGGCGGCCGGGTCCTGA
- a CDS encoding DUF1876 domain-containing protein: MNRTLEWTVRVELSQDGGTTRAEAVLDTGTAKLTGQGIARCSPQDPDVPTIGDEVAASRAMHDVAGQLMSVADRAIGESGAGRPDEPVPPPYAWSDATA, encoded by the coding sequence ATGAACCGCACGCTGGAATGGACGGTGCGGGTCGAGCTGTCGCAGGACGGCGGGACGACCCGCGCGGAGGCGGTGCTGGACACGGGCACCGCGAAACTCACCGGCCAGGGCATCGCCCGGTGCAGTCCCCAGGACCCGGACGTGCCCACGATCGGCGACGAGGTGGCGGCGAGCCGTGCCATGCACGACGTGGCCGGGCAGCTGATGAGCGTGGCCGACCGCGCCATCGGCGAGTCCGGCGCGGGCCGGCCGGACGAGCCGGTGCCGCCGCCGTACGCCTGGTCGGACGCGACGGCCTGA
- a CDS encoding PP2C family protein-serine/threonine phosphatase produces the protein MNRRRPRSASSDELLTTLHDLTSRARREVELHQARVELAEALQREMLPSDLPSLPGLRSAARYSPARGGLDIGGDWYDGFVLPDGSLAFAIGDVQGHDVEAAAFMGQIRIAMRALAVADADPGEVMRRTNDVLLAADSSLLATCTFVSIDPVTRLLRSARAGHVAAVWATADGRAGTTDDEGGLPLGVLPGEEYPVTTRQLADEGVFVLMTDGVVEGPSYSLDDGLAEVVRLARSRTGEDAEALADAILGAAEHTGHEDDAAVLVLRHERLSSGG, from the coding sequence ATGAACCGGCGTCGTCCCCGGTCGGCCAGCTCCGACGAACTGCTCACCACCCTCCACGACCTCACGTCACGGGCCCGTCGCGAGGTGGAACTGCACCAGGCGAGGGTGGAGCTGGCCGAGGCGCTGCAGCGGGAGATGCTGCCCTCCGACCTGCCCTCGCTGCCCGGCCTGCGCAGCGCCGCCCGCTACTCCCCGGCGCGCGGCGGGCTGGACATCGGCGGCGACTGGTACGACGGGTTCGTGCTCCCCGACGGCTCGCTGGCGTTCGCCATCGGGGACGTCCAGGGCCATGACGTGGAGGCGGCGGCCTTCATGGGCCAGATCCGCATCGCGATGCGCGCCCTCGCGGTGGCGGACGCCGATCCGGGCGAGGTCATGCGCCGCACCAACGACGTCCTGCTGGCAGCGGACTCCAGCCTCCTCGCGACCTGCACCTTCGTCAGCATCGACCCCGTGACCCGGCTGCTGCGCAGCGCGCGGGCCGGCCATGTGGCCGCCGTCTGGGCCACGGCGGACGGCCGGGCGGGCACCACGGACGACGAGGGCGGGCTGCCCCTGGGGGTGCTGCCCGGCGAGGAGTACCCGGTCACCACCCGGCAGCTCGCCGACGAGGGCGTCTTCGTGCTGATGACGGACGGGGTGGTCGAGGGACCCTCGTACTCCCTGGACGACGGTCTCGCCGAGGTGGTGCGGCTCGCCCGGTCCCGGACGGGCGAGGACGCGGAGGCGCTGGCCGACGCGATCCTGGGCGCCGCCGAGCACACCGGGCACGAGGACGACGCGGCGGTGCTGGTCCTGCGCCACGAACGCCTCTCGTCCGGCGGATGA
- a CDS encoding MASE1 domain-containing protein, with protein MIRSEKTRRHLIAVLRVAAVAAVYYGSARLGLLREVTVHGAVVTPLWPPTGVALGALLCLGVRVWPGIAIGSLVVVTVLSGTVRPATAVTVAASTLAPLCAYLMLRRAGFRVELDRLRDGIVLVFLGGMLPMVISATAGAGMLVADEKIPSADFWSVWAAWWAGDAMGVLMVTPMVLVLRRARPPRLSDRWVEAGALSVVAVVAAVVATQSTLSMIYLVFPILIWAALRFQLAGTAPCALLVSVLAVLAGTARNGPFQEHTMVEVMISLTVLNGAVSLTALLLAAVVTEQDNVRRRIESACEELAEVVDQLAPGRSATAWPSRAQDERRAR; from the coding sequence GTGATCCGCAGCGAGAAGACCCGCAGACACCTGATCGCGGTGCTGCGCGTGGCGGCCGTCGCCGCCGTCTACTACGGTTCGGCGCGGCTGGGGCTGCTGCGGGAGGTCACCGTCCACGGGGCCGTGGTCACCCCGCTGTGGCCGCCGACCGGGGTCGCGCTGGGCGCCCTGCTGTGCTTGGGCGTGCGGGTCTGGCCCGGCATCGCGATCGGCTCGCTGGTCGTCGTCACCGTGCTGAGCGGGACGGTGCGCCCGGCCACCGCGGTCACCGTGGCGGCCAGCACCCTGGCGCCGCTGTGCGCGTATCTGATGCTGCGCCGGGCCGGTTTCCGCGTGGAACTGGACCGGCTGCGCGACGGGATCGTGCTGGTCTTCCTCGGCGGGATGCTCCCGATGGTGATCAGCGCGACGGCGGGGGCCGGGATGCTCGTCGCCGACGAGAAGATCCCGTCCGCCGACTTCTGGTCGGTGTGGGCGGCCTGGTGGGCGGGCGACGCGATGGGGGTGCTCATGGTGACGCCGATGGTGCTGGTCCTGCGGCGGGCGCGGCCGCCCCGGCTCAGCGACCGCTGGGTGGAGGCCGGGGCGCTCTCGGTCGTCGCGGTCGTGGCGGCGGTGGTGGCCACCCAGAGCACCCTGTCGATGATCTATCTGGTGTTCCCGATCCTCATCTGGGCCGCCCTGCGCTTCCAGCTCGCCGGGACCGCGCCCTGCGCCCTGCTGGTGTCGGTGCTCGCGGTGCTGGCGGGCACCGCCCGGAACGGCCCCTTCCAGGAGCACACCATGGTGGAGGTGATGATCAGCCTCACCGTGCTGAACGGGGCCGTTTCCCTCACCGCGCTGCTGCTCGCCGCCGTCGTCACCGAGCAGGACAACGTCCGGCGCCGCATCGAGAGCGCCTGCGAGGAACTGGCCGAGGTGGTGGACCAGCTCGCACCCGGCCGGTCCGCCACCGCCTGGCCCTCCCGCGCCCAGGACGAGCGCCGCGCCCGCTGA
- a CDS encoding D-arabinono-1,4-lactone oxidase, with product MTPAAKNWAGNITFGARRLCVPRSVRELRETVAASDAVRPLGTRHSFNTVADTTGDHISLAGLPRTADIDVPGRTVSLTAGLAYGEFAAELHERGLALANLGSLPHISVAGAVATGTHGSGVGNRSLAAAVRGLTLVTADGGTRTLGRHDADFPGAVVSLGALGVVTSLDLDLVPAFDVRQWVYEDLPEATLTARFDEVMAAAYSVSVFTDWRPGPVGQVWLKRRADDGGPDPMPAGWLGARLADGPRHPVPGMPAGNCTRQQGVPGPWFRRLPHFRMEFTPSNGDELQSEYFVARRDAVAAYEALARMRERIAPVLQVSEIRTVAADGLWLSPAYGRDSVAFHFTWAPDADAVAPVVARIEEALAPFGARPHWGKVFTTAPEVLRTLYPRYADFEALMARQDPDGVFRNRFLDRCFPR from the coding sequence GTGACCCCCGCGGCGAAGAACTGGGCCGGCAACATCACCTTCGGCGCGAGGCGGCTGTGCGTACCGCGCTCGGTGCGCGAACTGCGCGAGACGGTGGCCGCCTCCGACGCGGTACGCCCCCTGGGCACCCGGCACTCCTTCAACACCGTCGCCGACACCACCGGCGACCACATCTCGCTCGCGGGCCTGCCGCGCACCGCCGACATCGATGTCCCCGGCCGCACGGTCTCCCTCACCGCGGGGCTCGCCTACGGCGAGTTCGCCGCCGAACTGCACGAGCGCGGTCTCGCCCTGGCCAACCTGGGCTCGCTGCCGCACATCTCCGTGGCCGGAGCCGTCGCCACCGGCACACACGGCTCCGGTGTCGGCAACCGCTCCCTGGCGGCCGCCGTCCGCGGCCTCACCCTGGTGACGGCCGACGGCGGGACGCGCACCCTGGGGCGCCACGACGCCGACTTCCCCGGCGCGGTGGTGTCCCTGGGCGCACTCGGTGTGGTCACCTCGCTCGACCTGGATCTGGTGCCCGCCTTCGACGTACGGCAGTGGGTGTACGAGGATCTGCCCGAGGCCACCCTGACCGCGCGCTTCGACGAGGTGATGGCCGCCGCGTACAGCGTCAGCGTCTTCACCGACTGGCGCCCCGGACCGGTCGGCCAGGTGTGGCTGAAGCGGCGGGCGGACGACGGCGGCCCCGACCCGATGCCCGCCGGGTGGCTGGGCGCCCGCCTCGCGGACGGCCCCCGGCACCCGGTCCCCGGCATGCCCGCCGGGAACTGCACCCGCCAGCAGGGTGTGCCCGGTCCGTGGTTCCGGCGGCTGCCGCACTTCCGGATGGAGTTCACCCCGAGCAACGGCGACGAACTCCAGTCGGAGTACTTCGTGGCCCGCCGGGACGCCGTCGCCGCGTACGAGGCGCTGGCCCGGATGCGCGAGCGGATCGCCCCGGTGCTCCAGGTGTCCGAGATCCGCACGGTCGCCGCCGACGGGTTGTGGCTGAGCCCCGCGTACGGCAGGGACTCGGTGGCGTTCCACTTCACCTGGGCGCCGGACGCGGACGCCGTCGCACCGGTCGTCGCTCGGATCGAGGAGGCGCTGGCCCCGTTCGGTGCCCGGCCGCATTGGGGCAAGGTGTTCACCACCGCCCCCGAGGTGCTGCGCACGCTGTATCCGCGCTACGCGGACTTCGAGGCGCTGATGGCCCGCCAGGACCCGGACGGCGTCTTCCGCAACCGGTTCCTGGACCGCTGCTTCCCGCGCTGA
- a CDS encoding sugar transferase has translation MGLAGAPRPRTSSGLPSGRGSRHPRRVSAMPRGRAARSVGAGGGRLLPLVVCVEAAGLGLPAWLVLRAGGQPGALAGALAATAVWCGVRAARGRYALRIPGRPPGALTTPGDWLLLIGVLAVLWTVIDRSIDPAAAVVALIPGLLTAAGTSWARGVHWSGRRRTVRRVLVVGEAEGVDRAVGLLTSRAGHGHLVVAALPVGTAPLTCEVPVPGRLAPEPAGDDASTVLGAAFAHEANLALVVPGPRLTEDRLRRLSWGLHDGGLELSVLSHLSETAADRVRPSSVAGLTLLHIVPPRRRGLQPVLKAAVDRAGAVCGLTALAPFLLLIAAAVRLTSKGPVFHRQIRQGRHNRPFVMWKFRTMVADAEQRKARLTAANENDGPMFKMRRDPRVTRLGRLLRRSSLDELPQLINVLKGDMSLVGPRPPLPDEVSRYDERELRRLAVKPGLTGLWQVSGRSDLSWQETVSLDLWYVDNWSVATDMGLMARTLRAVTDGRGAY, from the coding sequence ATGGGACTGGCGGGGGCGCCACGTCCGAGGACTTCGTCCGGCCTGCCGTCCGGCCGGGGCTCGCGCCACCCGAGGCGGGTTTCGGCCATGCCGCGCGGACGCGCCGCCCGGTCGGTGGGCGCCGGCGGCGGCCGGTTACTGCCCCTGGTCGTTTGCGTCGAGGCGGCCGGCCTGGGGTTACCGGCCTGGCTCGTGCTCCGCGCCGGCGGACAGCCCGGAGCCCTCGCCGGGGCGCTCGCGGCCACCGCGGTGTGGTGCGGGGTGCGGGCCGCGCGGGGCAGATACGCGTTACGCATACCGGGGCGGCCACCGGGGGCGCTGACCACGCCCGGCGACTGGCTGCTGCTCATCGGTGTGCTGGCGGTGCTGTGGACCGTGATCGACCGGTCCATCGACCCGGCGGCGGCCGTGGTGGCGCTCATACCCGGCCTGCTGACGGCCGCGGGCACCTCGTGGGCGCGCGGCGTCCACTGGTCCGGGCGGCGCCGCACGGTGCGCCGGGTGCTGGTGGTCGGCGAGGCGGAGGGCGTGGACCGGGCGGTGGGGCTGCTGACCTCGCGGGCGGGCCACGGCCATCTCGTGGTGGCCGCCCTGCCCGTCGGCACGGCCCCGCTGACCTGCGAGGTCCCGGTGCCGGGGCGGCTGGCGCCGGAGCCCGCGGGGGACGACGCCTCCACGGTGCTGGGGGCGGCCTTCGCCCATGAGGCGAACCTCGCCCTGGTGGTGCCGGGTCCCCGGCTCACCGAGGACCGGTTGCGGCGCCTGTCCTGGGGGCTGCACGACGGCGGGCTCGAACTCTCCGTGCTGTCCCACCTCTCGGAGACCGCGGCGGACCGGGTGCGCCCCTCGTCGGTGGCCGGGCTGACCCTGCTGCACATCGTGCCGCCGCGGCGCCGGGGGCTCCAGCCGGTGCTCAAGGCCGCGGTGGACCGGGCGGGCGCCGTGTGCGGCCTGACCGCGCTGGCCCCGTTCCTGCTGCTGATCGCGGCGGCGGTGCGGCTCACCTCGAAGGGGCCGGTCTTCCACCGGCAGATCCGCCAGGGGCGGCACAACCGGCCGTTCGTCATGTGGAAGTTCCGCACGATGGTGGCGGACGCCGAGCAGCGCAAGGCGCGGCTGACGGCGGCGAATGAGAACGACGGCCCGATGTTCAAGATGCGCCGCGACCCCAGGGTCACCCGCCTCGGCCGGCTGCTGCGCCGCTCGTCCCTGGACGAACTGCCCCAGCTCATCAACGTGCTCAAGGGTGACATGTCCCTGGTAGGTCCGCGTCCGCCGCTGCCGGACGAGGTGTCCCGCTACGACGAGCGCGAGTTGCGCCGGCTCGCGGTGAAACCCGGCCTGACGGGCCTGTGGCAGGTCAGCGGCCGCTCGGACCTGTCCTGGCAGGAGACCGTTTCGCTGGACCTCTGGTACGTCGACAACTGGTCGGTGGCCACGGACATGGGGCTCATGGCCCGTACGCTGCGCGCCGTCACCGACGGCCGCGGGGCGTACTGA
- a CDS encoding GDP-L-fucose synthase family protein, with the protein MTTDLPGPHRERVPSLLRPGSRVFVAGHRGLVGSAVARRLTADGHEVITRGRDLLDLRDAGATAAFLRDIRPDAVVLAAARVGGIMANSTYPVQFIEDNLHIQLSVIAGAHAAGTERLLFLGSSCIYPKLAPQPIPESALLTGPLEPTNEAYALAKIAGIVQTQSYRRQYGASYISAMPTNLYGPGDSFDLETSHVLPALIRRFHEARESDAPTVTLWGSGTPRREFLHVDDLAAACVLLLERYDDDTPVNIGCGEDLTIRELAETVAEVTKYQGEIGWDTGKPDGTPRKLLDVSRLNALGFTPRVPLREGVADTYSWWLRQPGA; encoded by the coding sequence ATGACGACTGATCTCCCCGGCCCTCACCGGGAACGCGTCCCGTCCCTGTTACGCCCCGGTTCCCGTGTGTTCGTCGCCGGCCACCGGGGTCTGGTGGGTTCGGCGGTGGCCCGCCGCCTCACCGCCGACGGCCACGAGGTGATCACGCGCGGCCGTGACCTCCTCGATCTGAGGGACGCCGGGGCGACCGCCGCCTTTCTGCGCGACATACGCCCGGACGCCGTGGTGCTGGCCGCCGCGCGGGTCGGCGGGATCATGGCGAACAGCACGTATCCCGTGCAGTTCATCGAGGACAACCTGCACATCCAGCTGAGCGTGATCGCCGGGGCGCACGCGGCCGGCACCGAGCGGCTCCTCTTCCTCGGCTCGTCCTGCATCTACCCGAAGCTGGCCCCGCAGCCGATCCCCGAGAGCGCACTGCTCACCGGGCCCCTGGAGCCCACCAACGAGGCGTACGCGCTGGCGAAGATCGCCGGCATCGTGCAGACGCAGTCCTACCGGCGCCAGTACGGCGCCTCCTACATCAGCGCCATGCCGACCAATCTCTACGGCCCCGGCGACAGCTTCGACCTGGAGACCTCGCATGTGCTGCCCGCCCTGATCCGCCGCTTCCACGAGGCCCGTGAGTCCGATGCCCCCACCGTCACCCTCTGGGGCTCCGGCACCCCCCGGCGCGAGTTCCTGCACGTGGACGACCTCGCCGCCGCCTGTGTGCTCCTGCTGGAGCGCTACGACGACGACACGCCCGTCAACATCGGCTGCGGCGAGGACCTCACCATCCGCGAACTCGCCGAGACCGTCGCGGAAGTGACGAAGTATCAGGGCGAGATCGGCTGGGACACCGGCAAACCCGACGGCACCCCGCGCAAACTCCTGGACGTCTCCCGGCTGAACGCCCTCGGCTTCACCCCGCGCGTCCCGCTGCGGGAGGGCGTGGCGGACACCTACTCCTGGTGGCTGCGACAGCCGGGCGCCTAG
- the gmd gene encoding GDP-mannose 4,6-dehydratase codes for MAKTALITGVTGQDGSYLSELLLRKGYTVHGLIRRSSSFNTERIDHIYQGPEQENRSFVLHHADLADGVALVNLLRDIRPDEVYNLGAQSHVRVSFDAPLYTGDVTGLGTIRLLEAVRASGIDTRVYQASSSEMFGANPPPQNELTPFHPRSPYSVAKVYSYWATVNYREAYGMFAVNGILFNHESPRRGETFVTRKITRAVARIKAGLQTRLHLGNLDAVRDWGYAPEYVDAMWRMLQCDTPDDYVVATGEGVSVRQFLEYAFQHAGLDWREYVRYDAKYERPSEVDALIGDASKAGELLGWKPAVRSRELARIMVDADVRRLADELAGTAVRVDR; via the coding sequence GTGGCGAAGACCGCGCTCATCACCGGGGTGACCGGACAGGACGGTTCGTACCTGTCCGAGCTCCTGCTCCGGAAGGGCTACACGGTCCATGGCCTGATCCGCCGCTCGTCGAGCTTCAACACCGAGCGGATCGACCACATCTACCAGGGCCCGGAGCAGGAGAACCGGTCCTTCGTGTTACACCACGCCGATCTCGCCGACGGGGTGGCGCTGGTGAACCTGCTGCGGGACATCCGTCCCGACGAGGTCTACAACCTGGGCGCGCAGTCGCATGTGCGGGTCTCCTTCGACGCGCCGCTGTACACCGGCGACGTCACCGGGCTCGGCACGATTCGGCTCCTGGAGGCGGTCCGGGCCAGCGGCATCGACACCCGTGTCTACCAGGCGTCGTCCTCCGAGATGTTCGGCGCCAACCCGCCCCCGCAGAACGAGCTGACCCCGTTCCACCCGCGCAGCCCGTACAGCGTCGCCAAGGTGTATTCGTACTGGGCGACGGTCAACTACCGTGAGGCGTACGGCATGTTCGCGGTGAACGGGATTCTGTTCAACCACGAGTCGCCGCGGCGCGGGGAGACCTTCGTGACCCGGAAGATCACCCGTGCGGTGGCCCGGATCAAGGCCGGGCTGCAGACCCGGCTGCACCTGGGCAACCTGGACGCGGTACGCGACTGGGGGTACGCCCCCGAGTACGTGGACGCGATGTGGCGGATGCTCCAGTGCGACACCCCGGACGACTACGTGGTGGCCACCGGTGAGGGCGTCAGCGTGCGGCAGTTCCTGGAGTACGCCTTCCAGCACGCCGGCCTCGACTGGCGCGAGTACGTCCGCTACGACGCCAAGTACGAACGGCCCAGCGAGGTGGACGCGCTGATCGGGGACGCCTCCAAGGCCGGTGAGCTGCTCGGCTGGAAACCGGCCGTGCGGTCCCGTGAGCTGGCCCGGATCATGGTCGACGCCGATGTGCGCCGGCTCGCCGACGAACTCGCCGGAACCGCCGTACGGGTGGACCGGTAG